The genomic window CAGTCACCACTTCGGCGAGTGGTTGTTTCGGCGCTTTTCGCAGTCCGCCAGGATCGCCCGGCGGCGCTCGCCGCCGGCCTGGTTCCATTCCAGTATCTCGCCCAGGGTGCGCCCGCAGCCGACGCAGATGTCCGCGTCGTCCAGGCAACAGCGCCGGCAGCAGGGCGAGGCGACGCTCGCCTGCGGCTCAGATGCCGGGGAAGTCGACATCCTCACCGGCCTGTTCCAGGGTCGCGCGGTTGAGCAGCGCACCCAGCGGTTCGCGGGTGCTGTCGCAGATCCACAGCGAGCCGGACTCGTCGTAGTCGAAGTGGAAGCCGCCGGAGCGCGCCGCCACCCACAGCTGGCGCAGCGCCGGCTGGCGGCTGAGGATCAGCTGGGTGCCGTTCTCGAAGCGTACGGTCAGCACGCCGCTGGAGTTTTCCAGGTCCACGTCCAGGTCGCTGTCGTCGAAGGCGTCCTCCACCGTTACCTGTACGGCGTCCACCAGGTCATGGAAGCGGGCTTCGCTCAAAGTGCTCATGCATCGTCCTCGGAATCAGTCAAAGGCACCAGTCTACGCCGGTATTGGCCCAGACTCTGCCCCGTCCAGCGCCGGAATGCCCGGGCGAGCGAGCCGGCCTCGCTGAAACCCAGCAGGTAGGCGATGTCGGCACTGTCCAGCGCCGGGTCGTGCAGGTAGTGCAGCACCAGTTGCTGACGGGTTTCGTCCACCAGTTGGCTGAACGACAGGCCGCTGTCGCGCAGCCGCCGCTGCAAGGTGCGCGGGCTCAGCGCCAGCGTCTGCGCCAGGCGCTCCAGCTCCGCGCCCTGCTCCGGCAGTTGCCGCGCCAGCGCCAGCCGCGCGCGGTCGAGCACGCTGTCGCCCTTGTTGATCTGCGCCAGCAGGCGCTCGGCATAGGCGTCCAGGGTGCGTTGCACCTGGGCGTCGGCCTGGCCGAGCGGCAGCGCCAGCAGGCGCTTGGGGAAGACCAGGGCATTGTCCGGCTGGTCGAACAGCACGGGGCAGCGAAAGATGCGCTCGTGCTCGCTGACATCGGCCGGCGCGCTGTGACAAAAGCGCACCTCCACCGGCGGCTCGTCCACACCGCTGACCCAGTGGCCGAAGCTGACCCAGCCGGCCAGGGTTTCCTCGCTCATCTGCCGCTGCTGTTGTGGCAGCAGCGGCGTCCAGCTGTGCCTGACCAGCGCCTCGTAGCCCGGCCGCGGCGGTTCGTCGGCCAGCTCGACGCGGCCCAGGTTGCCCACCAGCGCGGCGTAGCGCGCCTGGCGGTGCAGGGCGTCGGCGAGGGTCGCGCAGCTCATGATCAGGTAACCGAGCACGCCGTAGTAGCCGGGCCGCACGGCCTCGCCCAGGTGCAGGCCGAGGTTGTCGTCGCCGCTCAGGCGCACGCCGGCGCCCACCAGCTCCAGGTAGGCGCTGGCGGCGATGCGCTGGTCGCGCTGGGCGAGGATCGCCGGCTCCAGGTGCACCGTCGCCAGCAACCGCGACGGCGCCACGCCCTGGCGCTGCAGATGCTCCACGAGGCCTTGGAGGTAGGCCACCGACACCGAGCTGGGCAGGGGATCGCGATAGTCCATCGGCACGTCCGTTTTTGCCCGCCATCATAGGGCCACTCGCCCGCCGCTGCGAGCCACAAGCCCCGCCGGGCGGGAGCCCGCTTGAATAGGCAAGCCGGCGGGGGGTCGGTATACTCCGGGGCAATCGACGCTTTATTACAAGGATTCCGCCATGAAGCGACTGCTGCTTCCCTTCGTCGCGCTCGCCGTGTTCACCGCCGCGCTGGCCGGCTGTGGCCAGAAAGGCCCGCTCTACCTGCCGGACGACCAGAAGGCCAAGAGCGAACACAGCAAGGACCGCTACGGTCTCTGAGGGCGTTTCCCATGGACGCCTTCAACGTCCGCGACGGGCAACCGATCGCGGGGGACGTGCCGTTTGCGGCGCGCGCCGGGCGCTTGGGCGCTGGCGGCGAAGTCTCCCCGGCGTCTTGCCATCCCGCCCCGAAAGAAGGTGACCCGCTGGCTGTCCATTGCGCCGGCGCCTATGGTTTCGTCATGAATTCCAACGATAACACCCGGGGCCGCGCCGCCGAGGTGCCGGTGGATAGCTCGGCCGCAGCGGTGCTGCGTCGCCACGAGCTGACCGCCGGCGAAAGCCTGCTGCCGGACTGAGGCCGAGACGACGATGCTTCTGCGCTTTACCAAGATGCACGGGCTGGGCAATGACTTCATGGTCCTGGACCTGGTCAGCCAGCACGCCCACGTGCAACCACGCCACGTCAAACAGTGGGGCGACCGCAACTTCGGGGTCGGCTTCGATCAATTGCTGATCGTCGAGCCGCCGAGCACGCCGGACGCGGATTTCCGCTACCGCATCTTCAACTGCGACGGCACCGAGGTCGAGCAGTGCGGCAACGGCGCGCGCTGCTTCGCCCGCTTCGTGGTGGACAAGCGCCTGACCGCGAAGAAGACCATCCGCGTGGAAACCAAGGGCGGCATGATCGAGCTGACCCTGACCAACGACGGCCAGGTCACCGTGGACATGGGCCCGCCGCGCCTGGCGCCCGAGCAGGTGCCGTTCCAGGCGGATGCCGAGGCGCTGAGCTACCCGGTCGAGGTGGACGGCCAGCAGTACCCGCTGGCGGCCATCTCCATGGGCAACCCGCATGGCGTGCTGCGCGTGGACGACGTGGACAGCGCCCCAGTGCGCACCCTCGGGCCGAAGCTGGAAGTCCACGAACGCTTCCCGCAGAAGGCCAACATCGGCTTCCTGCAGATCGTCAATCCGCACCAGGCGCGCCTGCGCGTCTGGGAACGCGGCGCCGGCGAGACGCTGGCCTGCGGCACCGGCGCCTGCGCCGCCGCGGTTGCCGGCATCCGCCAGGGCTGGCTGCAGTCGCCGGTACAGATCGACCTTCCCGGCGGACGGTTGTCCATCGAGTGGGCAGGACCGGGTCAGCCCGTTATGATGACCGGGCCCGCC from Pseudomonas sp. GCEP-101 includes these protein-coding regions:
- a CDS encoding AraC family transcriptional regulator, whose product is MDYRDPLPSSVSVAYLQGLVEHLQRQGVAPSRLLATVHLEPAILAQRDQRIAASAYLELVGAGVRLSGDDNLGLHLGEAVRPGYYGVLGYLIMSCATLADALHRQARYAALVGNLGRVELADEPPRPGYEALVRHSWTPLLPQQQRQMSEETLAGWVSFGHWVSGVDEPPVEVRFCHSAPADVSEHERIFRCPVLFDQPDNALVFPKRLLALPLGQADAQVQRTLDAYAERLLAQINKGDSVLDRARLALARQLPEQGAELERLAQTLALSPRTLQRRLRDSGLSFSQLVDETRQQLVLHYLHDPALDSADIAYLLGFSEAGSLARAFRRWTGQSLGQYRRRLVPLTDSEDDA
- the lptM gene encoding LPS translocon maturation chaperone LptM; protein product: MKRLLLPFVALAVFTAALAGCGQKGPLYLPDDQKAKSEHSKDRYGL
- the cyaY gene encoding iron donor protein CyaY, producing MSTLSEARFHDLVDAVQVTVEDAFDDSDLDVDLENSSGVLTVRFENGTQLILSRQPALRQLWVAARSGGFHFDYDESGSLWICDSTREPLGALLNRATLEQAGEDVDFPGI
- the dapF gene encoding diaminopimelate epimerase, producing MLLRFTKMHGLGNDFMVLDLVSQHAHVQPRHVKQWGDRNFGVGFDQLLIVEPPSTPDADFRYRIFNCDGTEVEQCGNGARCFARFVVDKRLTAKKTIRVETKGGMIELTLTNDGQVTVDMGPPRLAPEQVPFQADAEALSYPVEVDGQQYPLAAISMGNPHGVLRVDDVDSAPVRTLGPKLEVHERFPQKANIGFLQIVNPHQARLRVWERGAGETLACGTGACAAAVAGIRQGWLQSPVQIDLPGGRLSIEWAGPGQPVMMTGPAVRVFEGQVRL
- a CDS encoding DUF1289 domain-containing protein produces the protein MSTSPASEPQASVASPCCRRCCLDDADICVGCGRTLGEILEWNQAGGERRRAILADCEKRRNNHSPKW